The Montipora capricornis isolate CH-2021 chromosome 1, ASM3666992v2, whole genome shotgun sequence genome contains a region encoding:
- the LOC138039304 gene encoding uncharacterized protein, producing MQLRLNSWTEFLFFNLKTAHKMFPTIFLAVLLMFFFGIAFVVFTEFIRVWKNGCSKFHTTRSMFINFFLNRVVFLMGAKARRGLEQDTKNFPKVQEEFLLNILKKNSSTMYGREFKFSSMKNRHDFTKSHPITRYSHYRKFIDNIANGERNTLTSQEPWMLAVTSGTTGKSCLIPKTIDNSRAFVEFGFSVGVYHSIFNALPKADNLQKSLKLFHAPQIKYSEGGIPIGPSTQAPSLQLHALSTPRVHLDVPSEPAGLYIHVLFALKDRDLGSILGNFAYWIHGVFVFLEENWELMLRDLEKGEINPGLDITTRVRRELNKELKPDKERANELRREFEKGFNGIARRIWPNLTHVHGVVTGSSELYANRLQTRYLNGVPICSTIYGATEGLIGVNLWPLEKKPCYVLVPRSMFFEFIPLEQSHKEQPQTLFGEELKVGHLYELVITTLSGLCRYRIGDVIKVVRFHNECPVIEFQYRKGQILNMRYEKMTETMLYEAVTTVIRRRGEKVHLVDYTCAESILLEFLPGSLGTSVQQDGLSAFGSGVKPFYVIFIETEGLQRNAAESEALAEVLDKALCDVNPFYQIRRENGGCIDRIKVQLVESGTFRGFRDFLLQATPTAVNQLKIPRKLTSKEQLKFFLKELTPLKGRVNN from the exons ATGCAGCTGAGGTTGAACAGTTGgactgaatttttgttttttaacctTAAAACAGCCCACAAAATGTTCCCAACAATTTTTCTCGCGGTTTTGCTTATGTTTTTCTTTGGCATTGCTTTTGTGGTTTTCACGGAATTCATTCGTGTTTGGAAAAACGGCTGCTCGAAGTTCCACACCACACGAAGTATGTTCATTAACTTTTTTCTCAACCGTGTTGTATTTCTTATGGGAGCAAAAGCAAGGCGAGGACTGGAGCAGGACACGAAGAATTTTCCCAAAGTGCAAGAAGAATTTCTTTTGAATATCCTGAAGAAAAACTCAAGTACTATGTATGGAAGGGAATTCAAGTTTAGTTCGATGAAAAATCGACACGATTTCACCAAAAGTCATCCCAtcacaagatacagtcattaccGAAAATTTATTG ACAATATTGCCAATGGAGAGAGGAACACATTGACCAGCCAGGAGCCATGGATGCTCGCTGTAACGTCTGGAACAACAGGAAAGAGCTGTTTGATTCCCAAGACAATTGACAATTCCCGCGCTTTCGTTGAATTTGGATTCTCTGTTGGCGTTTATCATAGCATATTCAATGCTCTACCAAAG GCAGACAACCTGCAGAAGTCCTTAAAGCTTTTTCATGCCCCTCAAATTAAGTACTCAGAGGGAGGTATTCCAATAGGACCCTCAACACAAGCCCCTTCTTTACAGCTCCATGCTCTGTCGACTCCTCGAGTTCATCTGGATGTCCCATCAGAACCTGCAGGGCTCTACATTCACGTTTTATTTGCACTAAAAGACAGGGACCTGGGCTCGATACTGGGTAATTTTGCTTATTGGATTCATGGAGTTTTCGTATTCTTGGAAGAGAACTGGGAACTTATGCTGCGCGACTTAGAGAAAGGAGAAATCAATCCTGGTCTTGATATCACAACTCGTGTTCGAAG GGAACTGAACAAAGAACTCAAACCGGACAAAGAGCGAGCAAATGAGCTCAGGCGAGAATTCGAGAAAGGATTTAATGGCATCGCCCGGAGAATCTGGCCAAACCTGACACATGTTCATGGAGTGGTCACAG GATCCTCGGAGCTTTATGCTAACCGGCTGCAAACTCGCTATCTCAATGGGGTACCTATCTGCTCGACTATCTATGGCGCGACTGAAGGATTAATAGGCGTCAATCTATGGCCATTAGAGAAAAAACCTTGTTACGTTTTAGTCCCGCGATCTATGTTCTTTGAATTCATTCCTCTGGAACAGAGCCACAAGGAACAACCGCAG ACTCTCTTTGGCGAGGAACTGAAGGTAGGACACCTCTACGAGCTAGTAATAACGACATTGAGTGGCCTTTGCCGTTACAGGATCGGAGATGTTATTAAGGTTGTTCGCTTTCACAACGAGTGTCCGGTGATAGAATTTCAATACAGAAAAGGCCAAATACTTAACATGCGCTACGAAAAAATGACCGAGACCATGTTGTACGAAGCAGTCACGACAGTAATCCGAAGAAGGGGCGAGAAGGTTCACCTAGTGGATTACACCTGCGCAGAAAGCATTCTTCTGGAATTTTTACCAGGCTCTCTGGGAACAAGCGTGCAGCAAGATGGACTATCTGCATTTGGCTCTGGTGTCAAGCCATTTTATGTGATTTTCATAGAAACAGAAGGATTGCAGCGAAACGCAGCGGAATCGGAAGCCCTTGCAGAAGTG CTAGACAAAGCGCTATGTGACGTCAACCCGTTTTATCAGATTCGGCGGGAAAATGGCGGCTGCATTGACAGGATAAAGGTCCAGTTGGTTGAGTCAGGAACGTTCCGAGGATTTCGAGATTTTCTTCTCCAAGCCACGCCAACCGCTGTAAATCAACTGAAGATCCCACGGAAATTAACGTCGAAAGAACAACTTAAGTTCTTTCTTAAAGAACTGACCCCACTCAAGGGTCGTGTaaataattga